A window of Sulfurimonas gotlandica GD1 contains these coding sequences:
- a CDS encoding DUF2018 family protein, which produces MSKYSALFEDEDDVFLGSPTSKLMDIIFNANNDVVRYDLENFMKRRAAMELFLEEKFGEDYGKEIDMFIVENRDSVETKTKSLSIELMGEIVSKSE; this is translated from the coding sequence ATGTCAAAATATAGTGCGCTATTTGAAGATGAAGATGATGTGTTTTTAGGTTCACCAACTAGTAAATTAATGGATATAATTTTTAATGCTAATAATGATGTCGTTAGATATGATTTAGAAAATTTTATGAAAAGAAGAGCCGCAATGGAGCTTTTTCTGGAAGAAAAATTTGGTGAAGATTATGGTAAAGAAATCGATATGTTTATTGTAGAAAATCGTGATTCGGTTGAGACTAAGACTAAGAGTCTAAGCATTGAGCTGATGGGTGAAATAGTTTCAAAAAGTGAGTAG
- a CDS encoding class I SAM-dependent DNA methyltransferase: protein MQDHFKEKSKEWDKGDVQVQGAKIIAEAINKKIELNNDMDILDFGVGTGLLGFDIARSVKKVYGVDTSLSMLEKLKAKNTPELSIETYSQDIIATPLNRTFDGLVSSMTLHHVEDLKSFFETIYKNINDNGFIAIADLESEDGTFHSDNTGVFHFGFQRDILCKIAVDAGFNEVNFQNINTINKPHRDFGVFLLTAKK, encoded by the coding sequence ATGCAAGATCATTTTAAAGAAAAATCAAAAGAGTGGGACAAGGGTGACGTCCAAGTTCAAGGTGCTAAAATAATTGCAGAGGCTATAAATAAAAAAATAGAGCTTAACAATGACATGGATATTTTAGATTTTGGTGTTGGAACTGGACTTTTAGGTTTTGATATAGCTCGTAGTGTAAAAAAGGTTTATGGAGTAGATACATCCCTAAGCATGTTAGAGAAGTTAAAAGCTAAAAACACTCCTGAGCTTAGTATTGAGACGTACTCTCAAGATATCATAGCTACTCCACTAAATAGAACATTTGACGGATTAGTTAGCTCTATGACTCTGCATCATGTTGAGGATTTAAAATCATTTTTTGAGACTATTTATAAAAATATAAATGACAATGGATTTATAGCAATTGCTGACTTAGAAAGTGAAGATGGAACATTTCACTCAGACAATACTGGCGTATTTCACTTTGGATTCCAAAGAGACATATTATGCAAAATTGCTGTAGATGCTGGATTTAATGAAGTTAATTTTCAAAACATAAATACGATAAATAAACCACACAGAGATTTTGGTGTATTTTTACTAACTGCTAAAAAGTAA
- a CDS encoding PaaI family thioesterase translates to MSKDKEIKDEELELDDYREHEENSVLLATHESINRDLNGEILKLERGYVELRLSTISEMVADDQGLIHGGFIFSAADFAAMAAVNERNVVLVASDCQFLSPVKFGDEVNFVARVRHKEGRKRNVYVEGHVLDIKVFEGEFKTVITERHVLKLKLLEDEDEVK, encoded by the coding sequence ATGAGTAAAGACAAAGAGATAAAAGATGAAGAGTTAGAGCTTGATGACTATAGAGAACACGAAGAGAATTCGGTACTTTTAGCTACACATGAGAGTATTAATCGTGACCTGAATGGCGAGATTCTAAAATTAGAGCGCGGTTATGTTGAGTTACGACTTAGCACTATCTCAGAAATGGTTGCTGATGATCAGGGCTTAATACATGGAGGATTCATTTTTAGTGCTGCTGATTTTGCTGCTATGGCTGCTGTAAATGAGAGAAACGTTGTGCTTGTAGCAAGTGATTGTCAGTTTTTATCTCCAGTAAAGTTTGGAGATGAAGTAAACTTTGTTGCAAGAGTAAGACATAAAGAGGGTAGAAAAAGAAATGTTTATGTGGAGGGACATGTTCTAGATATAAAAGTTTTTGAGGGTGAGTTTAAAACTGTTATTACTGAGAGACATGTATTAAAGTTGAAACTTCTAGAAGATGAAGATGAGGTAAAATAA
- the cmoB gene encoding tRNA 5-methoxyuridine(34)/uridine 5-oxyacetic acid(34) synthase CmoB, which yields MNLEEIRIDRQKWMTWKNIKPLRDAIAVLEDANFEVELGDVVKIKGESTQNIEDIARTMMPWRKGPFEIFECLIDTEWKSNIKYNLLRKHFNLKDKRVADIGCNNGYYLFRMQEDSPKSLVGFDPSPLYKTQFDFVNHFVKSDIVYELLGVEHLEFYEDKFDTIFCLGVLYHRSDPVAMLKSLFRGLDVEGEVILDTFYIEGDDEMALCPKSSYSKIPNIYFVPTIPALKNWCLRAGFSSFEVLETSVTDADEQRKTSWIEGQSLEDFLDPNDNTKTVEGYPAPARVYVKLIKDKK from the coding sequence ATGAACTTAGAAGAAATAAGAATAGATAGACAAAAGTGGATGACTTGGAAAAATATCAAGCCTCTTCGCGATGCTATAGCTGTTTTAGAAGATGCTAATTTCGAAGTTGAACTTGGCGATGTTGTTAAAATTAAGGGTGAGAGTACTCAAAATATAGAAGATATTGCAAGAACTATGATGCCTTGGAGAAAAGGGCCATTTGAGATTTTTGAGTGTTTAATAGATACAGAGTGGAAAAGTAACATAAAATATAATCTTCTAAGAAAGCATTTTAATTTAAAAGATAAGAGAGTTGCCGATATAGGGTGTAACAATGGTTACTATCTATTTCGCATGCAGGAAGACTCACCAAAGTCTTTAGTTGGCTTTGATCCTTCACCCCTATATAAGACACAGTTTGATTTTGTAAATCATTTTGTTAAGAGTGATATAGTCTATGAGCTTTTAGGTGTTGAGCATCTGGAATTTTATGAAGATAAGTTTGACACTATCTTTTGTTTAGGCGTTCTGTATCATAGAAGTGACCCTGTAGCTATGTTAAAGTCACTTTTTCGTGGTCTAGATGTAGAAGGTGAAGTTATACTTGATACTTTTTATATAGAGGGTGATGATGAGATGGCACTCTGTCCAAAGTCATCTTATTCAAAAATACCAAATATCTACTTTGTACCAACAATTCCTGCACTTAAAAACTGGTGTTTAAGAGCTGGATTTAGCAGCTTTGAGGTTTTAGAGACTTCTGTTACAGATGCAGATGAGCAAAGAAAGACTTCCTGGATTGAAGGTCAGTCTCTAGAAGACTTTTTAGATCCAAACGATAATACAAAAACAGTAGAGGGCTATCCGGCTCCAGCAAGAGTATATGTTAAACTGATTAAGGATAAAAAATGA
- the hemA gene encoding glutamyl-tRNA reductase — translation MHYLNISFSHKNSTMEIREKLSYPDDEHVSGCLTKLNESEAINETILISTCNRMEIFCSCSDIVTATQHIFEQLTARAGIPIEELEGRADIFDDSSAIHHLFTVASSLDSMVIGETQIAGQLKDAFRFSYDNGHCGQKLARAMHNAFKCAAKVRNATDISSKPVSIASVAVAKLKSVLESVEGKKALIIGTGEMSEITAKHMVSNGADVYIMNRTKEKAFTLAQECGAKVLDFDQLPHIINEFEILFTATSSPVPIITDEIIKACDFDRYWFDLAIPRDIVYHKGERINLYQIDDLKTIVDENKGLREDEARKAHTIIGRSTVAFFEWLDTLNIEPMIKDIYAKAFEAARIESQRVIKNGYIPKEYEEEVHKMGEQVMKRFLHDMTTKMRSVSEESKSDMITGALQFLIKNDNKNVEMPDKYKCEHALNIAQKGSK, via the coding sequence ATGCACTATCTAAATATAAGTTTTTCACACAAAAACTCTACTATGGAAATTAGAGAAAAGTTGTCATATCCTGATGATGAACATGTTAGTGGATGTCTAACAAAACTAAATGAAAGTGAAGCTATAAACGAGACTATTCTTATTTCTACGTGTAACAGAATGGAAATTTTTTGTAGCTGTAGTGATATAGTTACAGCTACTCAGCATATTTTTGAGCAGCTGACAGCTCGTGCAGGAATTCCTATAGAAGAGCTAGAAGGCCGTGCTGATATATTTGATGATAGCAGTGCTATTCACCATCTTTTTACAGTTGCATCTTCACTTGATTCTATGGTTATTGGTGAAACACAGATCGCTGGACAACTAAAAGATGCATTTAGATTCTCATATGATAATGGACATTGTGGTCAAAAACTTGCACGTGCTATGCATAATGCTTTTAAGTGTGCTGCCAAAGTTAGAAATGCGACAGATATATCTTCAAAGCCTGTTTCAATTGCTAGTGTGGCAGTTGCTAAACTAAAGTCTGTTCTAGAGAGTGTTGAAGGAAAAAAAGCACTAATAATCGGAACTGGTGAGATGTCTGAGATTACAGCAAAACATATGGTTTCAAACGGTGCTGATGTTTATATTATGAACAGAACAAAAGAAAAAGCATTTACATTGGCTCAGGAATGTGGTGCAAAAGTTTTAGACTTTGATCAACTTCCTCATATCATCAATGAGTTTGAAATACTTTTTACTGCAACTTCATCACCAGTTCCTATTATCACTGATGAAATTATTAAAGCATGTGATTTTGATAGATACTGGTTTGATTTAGCTATTCCAAGAGATATAGTCTATCACAAAGGTGAGCGTATAAACCTTTATCAAATAGATGACTTAAAGACTATAGTTGATGAAAATAAAGGTCTTAGAGAAGATGAGGCTAGAAAAGCTCATACAATCATTGGACGAAGCACGGTGGCATTCTTTGAGTGGTTAGATACTCTAAATATAGAACCGATGATAAAAGATATATATGCAAAAGCTTTTGAAGCTGCAAGAATAGAAAGCCAAAGAGTTATTAAAAACGGATATATTCCAAAAGAGTATGAAGAAGAAGTACATAAAATGGGTGAGCAGGTAATGAAACGCTTCTTGCATGATATGACTACAAAGATGAGAAGTGTATCTGAAGAGTCAAAGTCAGATATGATAACCGGAGCTTTACAATTTTTAATAAAGAATGACAATAAGAATGTAGAGATGCCGGATAAATACAAATGTGAGCATGCCCTAAATATAGCACAAAAAGGAAGTAAATGA
- a CDS encoding tetraacyldisaccharide 4'-kinase gives MKKSLVFWVEEYFYNPNFIQKLLSFLLLPLSWIYCFGMYIRFKNKTPIDFEIDIVSVGNLSVGGSGKTPLVTALASRYADAAIVLRGYGRKSKGLYVVKDRDNILCDVEISGDEAMIYAHKLKEAIVIVSEDRPAGIKKAKEMGAKIVFLDDAYSKHDIKKLDLLIDVKTKNSRCLPSGAFRERLWSSKEAIVLEETKDFKRVVELKNKSARMSLVTAIARPFRLDEFLPEVVSKNYFEDHYSFLKEELQEILKKDNSDSLLLTYKDFVKVESFNLPLSLLDLEVIVDDKFFNIIDKYRGSNSAKKD, from the coding sequence TTGAAAAAGAGTTTAGTATTTTGGGTTGAAGAGTATTTCTATAATCCAAATTTTATTCAAAAACTTCTCTCTTTTTTACTCCTTCCTTTAAGTTGGATATATTGCTTTGGTATGTACATTCGCTTTAAAAATAAAACTCCAATAGATTTTGAAATAGACATAGTAAGTGTAGGTAATTTAAGTGTTGGCGGAAGTGGAAAAACACCTCTTGTCACTGCTCTTGCATCTCGATATGCAGATGCGGCTATAGTACTTCGTGGATATGGCCGTAAGAGCAAGGGCCTATATGTTGTTAAAGATAGAGATAATATTTTATGTGATGTAGAGATTAGTGGAGATGAAGCTATGATTTATGCGCATAAACTTAAAGAAGCCATAGTCATAGTTAGCGAAGATAGACCTGCTGGAATTAAAAAAGCTAAAGAGATGGGTGCTAAAATAGTATTTTTAGATGATGCATATTCTAAGCATGATATCAAGAAGCTTGACCTGCTCATAGATGTAAAAACTAAGAACAGTAGATGTTTGCCTTCAGGTGCTTTTAGAGAGAGACTATGGTCTTCTAAAGAAGCGATTGTACTTGAAGAGACAAAAGATTTCAAGAGAGTGGTGGAACTTAAAAATAAAAGTGCTAGAATGTCACTAGTAACAGCTATAGCAAGACCATTTAGACTTGATGAATTTCTACCAGAAGTTGTAAGTAAAAATTATTTTGAAGATCATTACTCATTTTTAAAAGAAGAGTTACAAGAGATTTTAAAAAAAGATAATTCAGATTCACTTTTACTCACATACAAGGATTTTGTTAAAGTTGAATCTTTCAATCTTCCACTTTCGTTGTTAGATTTAGAGGTGATAGTTGATGATAAATTTTTTAATATTATAGATAAGTATAGAGGAAGTAATAGTGCAAAAAAAGATTGA
- a CDS encoding polyprenyl synthetase family protein: MQRVEREIERLIKEIDYDEVTRLFNMLSGGKRLRAKLILKIAPEHEKAPLLAAIVELIHGASLLHDDVIDESITRRGVASVNATDGSKTAVMLGDILYSKAFTELVEFDRDIAKSIASSVTALSKGEMQDVKMADEFNEDEEKYLDMLYLKTATLIEAAAYASALLVGKDADKYGVYGKNLGLSFQIIDDILDITADSATLGKPAMNDFVEGKCTLPYIYLYKKLNDQDKKRLKSSHAKYIDESEVLWIKQKMQEHKSVESSFELAKKLSNEAMLAVKDDQELIDILQTMIKRSY, translated from the coding sequence ATGCAAAGAGTTGAGCGTGAAATAGAAAGATTGATAAAAGAAATTGATTATGATGAGGTAACTCGTCTCTTTAATATGCTCTCTGGCGGTAAAAGACTTAGAGCAAAATTAATTTTAAAAATCGCTCCTGAGCATGAAAAAGCTCCACTTTTAGCTGCTATTGTTGAGTTGATTCATGGAGCAAGTCTGCTTCATGATGATGTTATTGATGAATCAATCACAAGAAGAGGTGTAGCATCTGTTAATGCTACCGATGGCAGTAAAACAGCTGTAATGTTAGGCGATATCCTCTACTCAAAAGCTTTTACTGAGTTGGTTGAATTTGACAGAGATATAGCAAAGTCTATAGCCTCATCTGTTACTGCACTATCTAAGGGTGAGATGCAAGATGTAAAGATGGCAGATGAGTTTAATGAAGACGAAGAAAAATATCTGGATATGCTTTATCTGAAAACTGCTACTTTAATTGAAGCAGCTGCTTATGCTTCTGCACTGCTTGTGGGTAAAGATGCTGATAAATATGGTGTTTATGGAAAAAATCTAGGTCTTTCTTTTCAGATTATTGATGATATTTTAGATATTACAGCTGATTCGGCTACTCTTGGCAAACCTGCTATGAATGACTTTGTAGAAGGAAAGTGTACACTTCCTTATATATATTTATACAAAAAACTAAATGACCAAGATAAAAAGAGATTAAAAAGCTCACATGCCAAGTACATAGATGAAAGTGAAGTTCTCTGGATAAAGCAAAAGATGCAAGAACATAAAAGTGTTGAAAGCTCGTTTGAGCTTGCAAAAAAACTATCTAACGAAGCAATGCTTGCTGTTAAAGATGACCAAGAACTCATTGATATATTACAAACTATGATTAAAAGAAGTTACTAA
- a CDS encoding MBL fold metallo-hydrolase — translation MQIKVQPMGVYQTNCYIASLDGKDFIIDPGVNATSWVEQNVTNPVAILNTHGHFDHVWSNAELQKKLNIPLYTPKDDVMLLKESSWMPDLPPSTPDFEVKPDEEFNFDGVKVKFHHFPGHCPGCSMIEIGDAMFSGDFIFERSIGRTDFPYSSPQDMKDSLERFKKLDFDKTLYPGHGGTTTIKQEQQYSDYWIGNL, via the coding sequence ATGCAGATAAAAGTTCAACCTATGGGCGTCTACCAAACAAACTGTTACATAGCGTCGCTAGATGGTAAAGACTTCATAATAGATCCAGGGGTAAACGCAACTTCCTGGGTAGAACAAAATGTTACAAATCCTGTGGCAATTTTAAATACTCATGGTCATTTTGATCATGTTTGGTCAAATGCAGAACTTCAAAAGAAACTAAATATTCCACTTTATACTCCAAAGGATGATGTTATGTTACTTAAAGAGAGTAGCTGGATGCCAGATCTTCCGCCTTCAACCCCAGATTTTGAAGTAAAACCAGATGAAGAATTTAATTTTGATGGAGTCAAAGTAAAATTCCATCATTTCCCAGGGCATTGTCCAGGCTGCTCTATGATAGAAATAGGAGATGCAATGTTTAGCGGTGACTTTATATTTGAGCGTTCAATCGGCAGAACTGATTTCCCATATTCTTCTCCACAGGACATGAAAGACTCTTTAGAGAGATTTAAAAAACTGGATTTTGACAAAACACTCTACCCCGGTCATGGTGGAACAACAACTATAAAACAAGAACAGCAGTATTCAGATTACTGGATAGGAAACTTATAA
- a CDS encoding DegT/DnrJ/EryC1/StrS family aminotransferase yields MKIPFCKYESGREEHSNVADVLDAEDLNQVAQLEEEFASYIGAKYALATSHGTSALHLAMIALDLKRGDKVVCSVNAYPNVPEVVRHFDAEPVFIDIESETYNINLDLLEAYLEDNQSKKLKAVIVTHMAGVTVDLERLYAIAKIYDVKIVEDASEALGATYKGKKIGSTGGDITCFNFSPHLKKNVCNGGMLVTNNDEIMERAKLLSNHAIERDEDSLEYIYDVVDIGNDYSMGELEAAYIRAQIVKQDANIQKHQEIAKIFSDALAGIDHVTIPDMSNDEHPFSLYIVKIDKNRDSFALELKKVGVECGLHYIPLHLLTYYKSKYSLKINNYPMALKSYQQVLSLPIYASMDDKEIKFICEKVKQIAKTRV; encoded by the coding sequence ATGAAAATACCGTTTTGTAAATATGAAAGTGGAAGAGAAGAGCATAGTAATGTAGCAGACGTTTTAGACGCAGAAGATTTAAATCAGGTAGCACAGTTAGAAGAAGAATTTGCTTCGTATATAGGAGCAAAATATGCATTAGCAACTTCTCATGGCACTTCAGCACTTCATCTAGCAATGATTGCACTTGATCTTAAACGTGGGGACAAAGTAGTTTGTTCAGTAAATGCTTACCCTAATGTGCCAGAGGTAGTTCGTCACTTTGATGCAGAACCTGTTTTTATTGATATAGAGTCTGAAACTTATAATATTAATTTAGATCTTTTAGAAGCTTATTTAGAAGATAATCAATCTAAAAAACTAAAAGCAGTAATAGTTACTCACATGGCTGGAGTTACAGTTGATTTAGAAAGGTTATATGCAATTGCTAAAATTTATGATGTGAAGATTGTTGAAGATGCTTCTGAAGCACTAGGTGCCACATATAAGGGTAAAAAGATAGGCTCAACAGGTGGAGACATCACTTGTTTTAACTTCTCTCCACATTTAAAAAAGAATGTATGTAACGGTGGTATGCTAGTAACTAATAATGATGAAATCATGGAGCGTGCAAAACTTCTAAGTAATCATGCAATAGAGCGTGATGAAGATTCACTTGAATATATCTATGATGTTGTAGATATTGGCAATGATTACTCTATGGGTGAGCTAGAAGCTGCTTATATTAGAGCGCAAATTGTAAAGCAAGATGCAAACATACAAAAACATCAAGAGATTGCAAAAATATTTAGTGATGCTTTAGCTGGAATAGACCATGTAACAATACCAGATATGAGTAATGATGAGCACCCGTTCTCTTTATATATTGTAAAGATAGATAAAAATCGTGATTCCTTCGCACTTGAACTTAAAAAAGTTGGTGTTGAGTGTGGATTACATTATATTCCACTACATCTTTTAACTTACTATAAATCAAAATATTCACTAAAGATAAATAACTATCCAATGGCACTAAAAAGCTATCAGCAAGTTTTATCTCTTCCTATTTATGCAAGTATGGATGATAAAGAGATTAAGTTTATTTGTGAAAAAGTAAAACAAATAGCTAAAACAAGAGTTTAA
- the argB gene encoding acetylglutamate kinase: MQKKIETVKTLLDALPFIKEFTKEIIVIKYGGSAQETPQLKEKFAEDILLMYLVGIRPVIVHGGGPKINDMLEALKIDSKFIDGQRVTSKEVMRIVEMVLSGEINKDIVSLLNSHGAKAIGVSGKDAHFITAKPKDFAKWGLTGNITNVKADVLQKLIDDKFIPVIAPIAAGEEMGHPGYNINADLCASYVAKAIGANKIIFLTDTAGVLNNDKELLETLTKAEVEALKADGTIHGGMVPKVDACLEAIEGGVQKAHIIDGRIEHSMLLELFTSEGVGTQIIK; the protein is encoded by the coding sequence GTGCAAAAAAAGATTGAAACAGTAAAAACGCTGCTTGATGCATTACCGTTTATAAAAGAGTTCACTAAAGAAATTATAGTTATAAAGTATGGTGGTTCAGCTCAGGAGACACCTCAATTAAAAGAGAAGTTTGCTGAAGATATCTTACTGATGTATTTAGTTGGGATAAGACCAGTTATTGTTCATGGTGGCGGTCCTAAGATTAATGATATGTTAGAAGCTTTAAAAATTGATTCTAAATTTATAGATGGTCAAAGAGTAACAAGCAAAGAAGTTATGCGTATAGTTGAAATGGTCCTAAGCGGAGAAATAAACAAAGATATAGTCTCTTTACTAAATTCTCATGGAGCTAAAGCTATCGGTGTAAGCGGTAAAGATGCTCATTTTATTACTGCAAAACCAAAAGATTTTGCAAAGTGGGGACTTACTGGAAATATAACAAATGTCAAAGCTGATGTACTCCAAAAATTAATTGATGATAAATTTATCCCTGTTATTGCACCAATTGCTGCCGGTGAAGAGATGGGGCATCCAGGATATAATATAAATGCTGACTTATGTGCATCATACGTAGCAAAAGCAATCGGTGCAAATAAAATTATATTTTTGACGGATACAGCAGGTGTTTTAAACAATGATAAAGAGCTTTTAGAAACTCTTACAAAAGCCGAAGTTGAAGCACTTAAAGCTGATGGAACGATTCATGGCGGAATGGTACCAAAAGTTGACGCATGTTTAGAAGCGATTGAAGGTGGTGTTCAAAAAGCACATATTATTGACGGAAGAATAGAGCATTCAATGCTCTTGGAACTATTTACATCAGAAGGTGTTGGTACTCAAATTATTAAGTAA
- a CDS encoding NAD+ synthase, which translates to MGKYAQISDYLQRFLDDEVRKTGIKRVVVGLSGGLDSAVVAVIAHKTFKDDLLCVKMPSQYSSQSSLDDADALCRDFSMKAITASIEPMLRAYEELNPNMDNLRKGNFSSRMRMSTLFDISARENALVLGTSNKSELMLGYGTLYGDLSSAVNPIGDLYKSEVYELADYLGVTRSIIDKAPSADLWDGQSDEDDLGYTYAQLDEALKLYVEDRLSKEEIVEKGIDSKMLDMIIGRIFRNHFKRKMPVIAKLTSRTINHDFNYPRDITL; encoded by the coding sequence ATGGGTAAATATGCACAAATTTCAGACTATTTACAACGGTTTTTAGACGATGAAGTTCGAAAAACTGGAATAAAGAGGGTTGTTGTTGGTTTGAGTGGCGGATTAGATTCTGCAGTTGTTGCTGTTATAGCTCATAAAACTTTTAAAGATGATCTATTATGTGTGAAAATGCCTTCACAATACTCTTCACAGAGTTCACTCGATGATGCAGATGCACTTTGTAGAGATTTTTCTATGAAAGCGATAACTGCATCTATTGAGCCGATGTTGCGTGCATATGAGGAGTTGAATCCAAATATGGACAATCTAAGAAAAGGCAACTTCTCCTCTCGTATGAGAATGTCAACTTTGTTTGATATCTCAGCAAGAGAAAATGCTTTGGTTTTAGGAACAAGCAACAAGAGTGAATTGATGTTGGGATATGGAACTCTTTATGGAGATCTATCTAGCGCAGTTAACCCGATTGGGGATCTTTATAAGAGTGAAGTATATGAGTTGGCAGACTACCTTGGTGTTACAAGAAGTATTATAGATAAAGCTCCATCAGCCGATTTATGGGATGGACAGAGTGATGAAGATGATTTAGGTTATACATATGCACAGCTAGATGAAGCTTTGAAATTATATGTAGAAGATAGATTAAGTAAAGAAGAAATTGTTGAAAAAGGTATAGACTCTAAGATGCTGGATATGATAATAGGAAGAATTTTTCGTAACCATTTTAAGCGAAAGATGCCGGTTATTGCAAAGCTTACATCGAGAACTATAAACCATGATTTTAACTACCCTAGAGATATAACCTTATAA